The following coding sequences lie in one Streptomyces sp. NBC_00510 genomic window:
- a CDS encoding cellulose binding domain-containing protein, with amino-acid sequence MRRTLALVTALVGALVLLLAPPAAAAAPSAAFVKTSTWETGYQGQYTITNGGTTTLSGWTVEFDLPSGTSVGSYWDTLMTQSGSHYTFKNRDYNGTLAPGATAAFGWVSSGTGAPANCKLNGGSCTGTGGGPDTTAPSVPGGVSVGSATSSSLTVRWTASTDNSGSVAGYEVSRDGGVPVAVTGTSYTAGGLQASTGYSFRVRAKDAAGNTSAYSTAVSGTTTSGGTNPPPGGVRTAPYVDMGAWPTPSLTTLSSAGGLKSFTMAFITASSCKAMWFNAYDPRDAWNKDQIDAIRAAGGDVKISFGGASGIELAQACGSVDALYAEYNAVVNAYGLTYADFDIEGAATADPASVARRSQALARLQQAHPGLRISLTLPVLPEGLTADGLGVVRSARDAGVNLDVVNIMAMDYYRSADYGDAAIQAANSTFTQLKSLYPGKSDAQLWAMVGVTPMLGQNDDGRIYDQADARQLVSFAQGKHLGLLAFWETTRDRNACTGALYMCTNIPQSPYEFSRIFAGYTG; translated from the coding sequence ATGCGAAGAACTCTGGCCCTGGTCACCGCGCTCGTCGGAGCGCTCGTCCTGCTCCTCGCCCCGCCCGCCGCCGCGGCGGCGCCGAGCGCGGCATTCGTCAAGACGTCCACCTGGGAGACCGGATACCAGGGGCAGTACACGATCACCAACGGCGGCACCACCACGCTCAGTGGATGGACCGTCGAGTTCGACCTGCCGTCCGGGACGAGCGTCGGCTCGTACTGGGACACCCTGATGACCCAGAGCGGCAGTCACTACACCTTCAAGAACCGCGACTACAACGGCACCCTCGCGCCCGGCGCGACCGCTGCCTTCGGCTGGGTCTCCTCGGGCACCGGGGCGCCCGCGAACTGCAAGCTCAACGGCGGGTCCTGCACGGGCACCGGCGGCGGACCGGACACCACCGCGCCCAGCGTCCCCGGCGGGGTGAGCGTCGGCTCGGCCACCTCCTCCTCCCTCACCGTCCGCTGGACGGCCTCCACCGACAACTCCGGCAGCGTCGCCGGCTACGAGGTCTCCCGGGACGGCGGCGTGCCCGTCGCCGTGACCGGCACCTCGTACACCGCCGGCGGGCTGCAGGCGAGCACCGGCTACTCCTTCCGGGTCCGCGCCAAGGACGCGGCGGGCAACACCTCCGCGTACAGCACCGCCGTCAGCGGCACGACCACCTCCGGCGGCACCAACCCGCCCCCGGGCGGCGTGCGAACCGCGCCGTACGTCGACATGGGCGCCTGGCCGACGCCCAGCCTCACCACGCTGTCCTCGGCCGGCGGCCTGAAGAGCTTCACGATGGCCTTCATCACCGCCTCGTCCTGCAAGGCGATGTGGTTCAACGCCTATGACCCGCGCGACGCCTGGAACAAGGACCAGATCGACGCGATCCGCGCGGCCGGCGGTGACGTCAAGATCTCCTTCGGCGGTGCCAGCGGCATCGAACTCGCGCAGGCCTGCGGCTCCGTCGACGCGTTGTACGCCGAGTACAACGCGGTGGTCAACGCCTACGGCCTGACGTACGCCGACTTCGACATCGAGGGCGCCGCCACTGCCGACCCGGCGTCCGTCGCCCGCCGCTCCCAGGCACTGGCCCGCCTCCAGCAGGCCCACCCGGGGCTGCGGATATCGCTCACCCTGCCCGTCCTGCCGGAGGGGCTCACGGCGGACGGTCTGGGCGTCGTGCGCTCGGCCCGGGACGCCGGGGTGAACCTCGACGTCGTCAACATCATGGCGATGGACTACTACCGCAGCGCCGACTACGGCGACGCGGCGATCCAGGCGGCCAATAGCACCTTCACCCAGCTCAAGTCGCTCTACCCCGGCAAGTCCGACGCCCAGCTGTGGGCGATGGTGGGCGTCACCCCGATGCTCGGGCAGAACGACGACGGCCGGATCTACGACCAGGCCGACGCCCGCCAGTTGGTGAGCTTCGCCCAGGGCAAGCACCTTGGTCTGCTCGCCTTCTGGGAGACGACCCGGGACCGCAACGCCTGCACCGGCGCGCTCTACATGTGCACCAACATCCCGCAGTCCCCGTACGAGTTCTCACGGATCTTCGCGGGCTACACGGGCTAG
- a CDS encoding hydrogenase maturation protein, producing MHILLMASAFNSLTQRMYAELGELGHTVAVEVTPDGDAMRTALARHEPELVVAPMLKAAIPADVRTARTCLVVHPGPPGDRGPASLDRAVQEGVAAWGVTVLQAEEEMDAGPVWAAVDCAVPPVGKSDLYRGEISDAAVEAVLLAVDRFATGAYVPRQQGDPALGAVVRIRPALGQDERRIDWAADPTTTVLRKLRAADSRPGVLDELLGARWFLHGGHPEDRLRGEPGRLLATRAGAVCRATRDGAVWIPRLRPRPAPGGPPTFALPAVTALGALLPPLPEEPLPPELAGDRATWADIRYREDGAAGVLSFTFAGGAMSAADCRRLLAAYRHACTRPTSVLVLGGARDVFSNGIDLKAIEAAADPGAESWANITAIDDLVEAVLTTTDRLVVAALGGNAGAGGVMLALAADEVWCRQGAVLNPHYRLMGLYGSEYWTYTLPRRVGPAMTARLTEQALPVGAAAALRIGLVDRLLMCGPQEFGADVARLAARLARTAGTQPRIVAKKAEAERREAERPLASHRAEELSRMREAFFDPRSPYHALRSAFVHRRTPAGTPPHLREAPAASCP from the coding sequence ATGCACATCCTGCTCATGGCGTCGGCGTTCAACAGCCTGACGCAGCGCATGTACGCGGAACTCGGCGAGCTGGGCCACACCGTCGCCGTGGAGGTGACACCGGACGGCGACGCCATGCGCACGGCGCTCGCCCGCCACGAGCCGGAACTCGTCGTGGCACCCATGCTCAAGGCGGCGATCCCCGCGGACGTCAGGACCGCCCGCACCTGCCTCGTCGTGCACCCGGGACCACCCGGCGACCGCGGCCCCGCCTCCCTGGACCGTGCCGTCCAGGAGGGCGTCGCCGCATGGGGCGTGACGGTCCTGCAGGCCGAGGAGGAGATGGACGCGGGTCCGGTCTGGGCCGCGGTGGACTGCGCGGTGCCCCCGGTCGGCAAGAGCGACCTGTACCGGGGCGAGATCTCGGACGCCGCCGTGGAGGCCGTCCTGCTGGCCGTCGACCGGTTCGCGACGGGCGCGTACGTCCCGCGGCAGCAGGGCGACCCGGCCCTCGGAGCGGTCGTCCGCATCCGCCCCGCCCTCGGCCAGGACGAGCGCCGCATCGACTGGGCCGCCGACCCGACCACGACCGTGCTGCGCAAGCTGCGCGCCGCCGACTCGCGGCCCGGCGTCCTGGACGAGCTCCTCGGCGCCCGCTGGTTCCTGCACGGCGGCCACCCCGAGGACCGGCTGCGCGGCGAGCCGGGGCGGCTGCTGGCCACCCGCGCGGGCGCGGTCTGCCGGGCCACCCGCGACGGCGCCGTGTGGATCCCCCGGCTGCGGCCCCGTCCTGCCCCCGGCGGCCCGCCCACCTTCGCGCTGCCCGCCGTCACCGCCCTCGGCGCGCTCCTGCCGCCGCTGCCGGAGGAACCGTTGCCCCCGGAGCTCGCCGGCGACCGTGCCACCTGGGCCGACATCCGCTACCGCGAGGACGGCGCGGCGGGCGTCCTGTCGTTCACGTTCGCGGGCGGCGCGATGTCCGCCGCCGACTGCCGCCGGCTCCTCGCTGCGTACCGCCACGCCTGCACGCGGCCCACCTCGGTGCTCGTGCTGGGCGGCGCCCGGGACGTCTTCTCCAACGGCATCGACCTCAAGGCCATCGAGGCCGCCGCGGACCCGGGCGCCGAGTCCTGGGCCAACATCACCGCCATCGACGACCTGGTCGAGGCGGTCCTGACCACCACCGACCGCCTGGTGGTCGCCGCGCTCGGCGGCAACGCGGGCGCGGGCGGCGTGATGCTCGCCCTCGCCGCCGACGAGGTCTGGTGCCGCCAGGGCGCGGTGCTCAACCCGCACTACCGCCTGATGGGCCTGTACGGCTCCGAGTACTGGACGTACACCCTGCCCCGCCGGGTCGGCCCCGCCATGACCGCGCGCCTGACGGAGCAGGCGCTCCCGGTCGGCGCGGCCGCCGCCCTGCGGATCGGCCTGGTGGACCGGCTGCTGATGTGCGGCCCGCAGGAGTTCGGCGCCGACGTCGCCCGCCTCGCGGCCCGCCTGGCCCGTACGGCCGGGACCCAGCCCAGGATCGTCGCCAAGAAGGCGGAGGCCGAGCGCCGCGAGGCGGAGCGCCCCCTGGCGTCCCACCGCGCCGAGGAGCTGTCCCGCATGCGCGAGGCCTTCTTCGACCCCCGATCCCCGTACCACGCCCTCCGCTCCGCCTTCGTCCACCGTCGCACCCCCGCCGGCACCCCACCGCACCTGCGGGAGGCGCCGGCGGCCTCCTGCCCCTGA